The genomic segment AATCATAATAAGGATATTTGGTGATGTGTTCAATACAGGAAACTCTCTTTTTAGCTCTCTTTCCTGAAATTTATGAATCATGCCCATAACCAGATCTGGAGTATTTGTTTTTAATAAATCCTGTAATTCTCTAATACTTCCAGCAAGATTTACGGTATAACCCACACTTTTTGATGTATCTTTTAATTGCTTTTCTAAATCCTTTCTATCTGTAATAAAAACTATCTTAAAGTTTCTTAATTCTTGATCATGATACATTGCCCTGACCACATACATCATCGTAAGAGATTTGCCCGACCCTTGAGTGTGCCAGACAATACCGCCTTTTTCCTGTTGTGTTTTACCCTCTTTCAATCTTTTTATTATCTTTTTTACCGCCCTGAATTGCTGATATCTTGGGACAACTTTTATTACTCCGACTTTTGGATCTTCTTTATACAATGTAAAACTGTGAAGAATATCCAGGAGATTGTTTTTTGAAAGCATTCCTTGAATAAGAAATTCCTGACTTGTTACTACATTTTTATCTGTTTCAATATCTGATAACTTAAAAGGATAAGGATCTTTCCATTCAACAAAATACTCATATTCTGATGTTATTGTTCCATATTTTGCTACCTGATTAGATGTAGCTATCATAAAAAGGTTATACCAGAAGAGTTTTTCGTTTCCTTCCTTTTCTCCTCTTCTATTGGAATATCTCATTAATTGGGTGATTGCTTCACCTATTGGGTCATTTATTGTTGGAGATTTACATTCCACAACAACAAGAGGTAGCCCATTAACAAACAGAACAATATCCGGGATTATGTGTTTTTCAGTTCCCGGAATGTTTACTTTAAACTGTGAGATGGCAATGAAGGAGTTATTTTCTGGATTTTGAAAATCAATAAATCTAACCGTTGGGCTTTTTTCTCCTGTTTTCCTGTTTTCTGAAACTGAGATGTTTTCAAGGAGTAAGTTATGAATTTCTTTGTTTGCCTCTAAAAGAGAATTAGCTTGTGGTGTGGTTACTCTTCTTACTACCTCATTTATCTGGTCCTCCTCAATCCACGGGTTTATTCTTTTTATTGATTCTTTAAGCTCTTTTTCAAGAATTACCTCTCTAAAACTCTCCCTCAGGGATTTTGAAGGATCAAATTTATCACCATGAATAATTTTCCAGTCAAGCGATTTAAGCTGCCTTAAAAACGACTCTTCAACATAATGCTCTTCATCAAGGAGTTTATACATCTTCCACACCCTCTTTGATTAAATGATTAACTCTTATTTTACCAGTCAAAAGGTCTTCCATTAAACTCTGCTTTAACCTTTTAAGTTTTTCTTTATATTTTTGTTCTTTTTCTATGGTCTTGTCTATTTGTGTTAGAATTTGGGCTATGCATTGTTGTTCTGGGAGTGGGGGAAGTAGAAATTTATAATTTTTTAAAATTTCCCAGCTTGTTCTTGGCATTTTAGTTCCAAAAACTTTGGATTCCGCTAATTTTAAAAAATTTTTTGATTGAATAATTAAATATAGGAATTTTTGATAAATTTTATTATCTTTTGCTTTAATCACAAACAATTCTGTTGAGCAAACACCCTCAAAAGTTGCAAACCAAAACTTTCTTAAGTTTGGTCTAAGTTTGGCAAATAAGATATCTTCCTTTTTAAATATATTTGAAATCCCTTTTATTTCCTCAGAGTTTAAAAATCCATTAATTTTTCCAATTTCCTTTTCAATATTCTCTAAACCAATGTAAATATCACTAATAGAAGGAAATTTTTTTCATTTCTCAATTCTGCTACACTTCCCAACTCCACAACTTCCCACTCTTTTGGTATTTTGCCAAGTGGCGAGTCTTTGAATTTGTGCGTTTTTTCGCTTCTGATTTGCCCTTTTTCGTCAATCCCTTTTGTGAGTAAATCCTGCATCAAGCCCTGTTTTATGCGTTTGTATTTCTCTATGATTTTGTCGGTTTTTTCTATTGCATTATCAACGGTTTCTAAAATTTCGGCAATTTTACGTTGCTCGGGGAGTGGTGGGATTGATAAACATATATTCGAAAAAGGCGTAATATTTATCGTTGTTCTGGTGGTACCTATTGCACTATCCATAATTGCTTTTTGTCCCCAATGTGAAACAATAAAATTTAATATGTATTTTTCTGATGCTTTTGATTTGTCTACGCTTACTTTAAGACAACTAGAGGCAATAATTCCTTCGGTGTATTCATTAGAAAATATACCTGATTTACCAATTGTTGCCCCAGTTTTTGCAATTATTATGTCCCCCGGTAAAACCTTGCTTCTCCTTAATGCACTTGCTTTTTTCTTCGTAATAAAAACTAAATTTTCATGAATAAATTTTCCTTCAAAGCTCAAATTTACTACTCTAATTAAGGGTATTTCCCCATCTTCTACATATTCATCGGAGTGCAATTGTGTCCCAAAAGGCCCATCAACTATAGCAAACTTTTTATTTTCAGCTATTTCTCCTAACTTTACCCTTTTCCATCCATCTGGTAACTTCTCCATTTTAATATCTGCCATCATAATATCCCAACCTTGTTAAAAATTTATTTAGTTTTTTTACTTCTTCCTCTCTTTCTTGTTCTATTTGGTTTAAAGGTATCTTGTATTTATCCCAAAGCTTTTCAATTACTTTAATCACTTTTTTCTTCTCGGCATTAACATATTTTTCAACTTCTTTTGCAATTAAATCATAAAACTTCTCAAGAATTAACTCTTTTGCCTCTTCCTCTGTAAAGCTTTCTCTTTTAATGTGTATCTTCCCCTTCTTTATTAACTCCTTAGGCTTGCCTTTTTCCGGACTTTTCCAAACCCCTTCTAATTCCTCAGCCTTTGTTTTTAATTCTTTTTTTAGTTTTTTTAGTTTCTTATCTTTCTCGTCAATCTTTTTAATCAGGTTCTCCCAAATACTTGCTTCTTTTTGTACCGCTTCGCTCTGGTTGGATCTTAAATCTTTAACTAATTCTTTTAAATAGTCTTTTACCTTTTTTATAGTTTTATTTCCTTGTTCTTCTTCGTCCCATTCCTCGATTTCCTCAAAAATTTCATTTATTTCTCCTTCAATTTCTGCAATTTTTCCTTCTAATTCCTCAATCTCTTTTACTTCTTTACTAAAAAATTTGTTTTTTATTCTTTCATCTTCTATCAAATTAGCACTCCAGCCAACAGATACAATTGTTTTAAAATCATATCTCAAATCCTCCCACCAGTTTACAAAGATGCCGGCAATTTTAAACTCATCCAGCACACCAACAGGTAAAAGTTTCTCCTTTATCCTTTTAAGTGCTTTATTTCTGAACTCCCAGAGATGATTGTTTCTATAAAAATCTTCAATCTCCAGCTTTATCTCTTCCCACCATTCTTTTAAACTTTCGTCAAGTTTTTTACAAGTAGTTTTTACTTCCTGAGAATTTTCAATTATTTCTTTTATTTTTTCCTTCTTTCTTATCTCTTCCTTAAACTCTAAATAACTCTCGTCTTTTTTCTTAAAAAAGATTTCATGACTTATGCCAAATTTCTTAAACTGATCTCTGTAAAGTTCCACTTCTCTTTTGGGAACGCTTTCAACTAAATGGGCATGAACATCTTCAATTTCTGGTTCAGGTGTGTTATCAACATACCTTCTTATATTCAAATTAAAATCATTTTCTTCAATCTCCTTTATATCAACAAGCCTTGAGTATTTTGGAATTTCCTTTTTTTCATCAAAAACATTTACAATTTTTTTCAATATCTTCAGGCCTTAAATAATTTTGATTTCTCCCTTCCCCATACTCTCTATCTGCATTTATAAATAAAATTTTGTTTTTTAGATGCTCTGGTTTGTTTTTGTTTATAACTACCACACATGCGGGAATACCTGTATTGTAAAATAACTTGGGAGGAAGCCCAATAATTGCTTCAATAATTCCATCTTTAACTATCCCTTCTCTTATAATCTTTTCCTGCCCACCTCTAAACAAAACACCATGTGGCATAATTGTTGCCATAACCCCATCATCTTTTAAACTGGCAATCATATGTTGGAGAAACATTAAATCAGCTTTTTTGCCTGTTTCCGGAGTAAATCCATATTTAAATCTTTCAGGAAATTGCATATTTGCTTTAGTATAATTTTGTGAAAAGGGAGGATTGGCTATTACTCTATCAAACCTTTTTATATACCCATTCTCAACAAACATAGGATTTGTCAGAGTATCCTCGTTTTCTATATGAGCATCAGGAATATTATGAAGAATCATATTCATCTTACATATGGCCCATGTGGTTCCATTGTTGTCTTGACCATAAAGTGCAAGCTTCTCTGGATTCTGTCCTTGTTCTTCTACATATTGTCTTGATTGGATGAGCATACCCCCAGAACCAACAGTAGGGTCATATACTGTTATACCTTCTTGTGGTTTTATCAATCTGACCAATAACCTTACAACCTGAGAAGGTGTATAGAATTCACCACCTTTTTTACCTGACGAATCTGCAAACTGCTTTATCAAATATTCATATGCCGCTCCTAATAAATCAGGAAACTCAAAATCCTCATTGGTCAATCTGTATTTGTTAAAATGATGTATTAAATCAATCAATTGTTGATCTTTGAGCCTGGTTTTTCCTTTGGTGGCATTAAAATCTATATGTCTCAATACCCCTTCTAACTCAGGATTTGTCTCTTCTAATGCCGCAAGAGCTTTATTCAGCTGATTACCCACATCTTCTTTTAAGTTAAGGATATTTTCCCATCTTGCCCTTTTAGGAACAAAAAAACTATCTCCATACAAATTTGGATCCTCTATAAGTTCATTTAGTTCTTTTTCAGAAAAACCTTGGGCTTTGAATTGTTCTAACAACTCTTGTCTTTTAACTTCAAATGTGTCAGAGACACGCTTTAGAAACAACATACCAAATATGAATTCCTTATATTCAGAGGCATCCATTTTGCCTCTTAAAATATCAGCTGCCTTAAATAAGTGTGTTTCTAGTTGCCTCAGTGTTATTTTTTCATTGCTCATTTATCACACCCCTACCTACTTATCATATTTTTTAACTATTTTCCTGGACAGACTTGAAGACTTCACTCAACGGAATGCCGGGATTCACGAAGTGTCTCAAAGAGGCAGCCGAAGCCGTATGTCCGCTGTTATGTGCCGTTCGTATCAATTATGGATTCCATACTTTACTATCAAGCTTGCAAGATCTTTTCCTAATAATATACCTACATTCTTTCCAGTATCATTTCTTAATTTTTCGAGTTCCTCTTCAAATTCTTCTGTCATTTTTAGCGCCGTTGATATTATCAATCCACAAGTATAATCAGGATTTGAGTCAAAAGCTCTTCTTATATCTTCTATGGCTTTTGTATATCCCATTTTACCTCCATAAGATTTCACCTGAACTGCGCATAATCCTTCCTTTTGCAGCCCTTCAATTTCAAATCCACTCTCATATACAAATTCAAGATCTGCTCCATTTACATCAGGTCCCTTTCTGACTTCTTTAACATTTGGCAATTTCCCTAAAACTCCAATAAGTAAATCTTCTAAATTTTTGCCAGGAAATATATGATGCAGTTTCTTAGATATTTCGTCCAAGTAACTATTCATTTCTTCTTCAAATCTTTCCTTAACATCTTTTCCGTGTCCACCTTCTTTAATCTCCTGTAATAATTCCTCAAATTCTTGTTTTGCGTAAACTCTCCACCAGGCACCTCGAAGACCTAACCTGCGTCTTAAATATGGATGAACAATATTAGAGTTTCTATCAAAATATGCTACAAATTCACACGGCAAGAAGTGTCTGAAATCCCCTTCTTCTCCATCGTCCCAGATCTCGCTAAAGATATATTCTCCTGTAATTTTTACTATGGTGCACTTGCCATATTCTGGCATGTTTATATAAACGAAATAGTCTCCTGGTTTAACATAGGACAACATGAAATGAGCATGTTTCCAGGAGTCTTTTTCTTTGTCACTAAGAGAATTCCATCCATTTTTATCAATCTTCGCCTTAATTTTCCTTAAATCCGCTTCAACAAAGTATGACCAACCAAATCTAGCTTTTCCTTTTTTAAGTTCCTCATAAATACGTGGTATCCAATACTCAGAGCCTTCTTCCCAAGGCTGAATCGTTTTTACAGCAAAAATAGTATATTCTTCTACCTTATTCATTTTGTTTCTCCCTCCTTCTAAGTTATCTTTACGAATGACACATAACTCTTTCATATCTGTAATATTATATTATTCCATAATAAATAACCTCCCTCTATAAATATAAATCACTTTTTTCTAACAAAATTCAATTTATATATTTTTATGTTACCATTAACAATATATCTTCCATTATCATTCATTCTAGATAATTAACTAATATCCTTTCAAATTACAATTAATTTTTATAAGGCCATAATTCTAATTTAAACACAGTTTCCCAATAATCAAATTTCAAAAATGTGTAATAATATATCTAGCCACTATAAATATTTCTCCGGATAATTTGTAGATTTTTTTGTTTCATTTGAATGACCTCCTGATACTCTAATAATTTGTTAGTGTCCCTTTTACTTTTAATCCACGAATGATTTTCATATAGATAAAGACCGCCACAACAAATAAACAGACACTATATACAAAAATAATTGACATTTCTAAAGGGACTTTCATATATGTAATTGTTCCCAAGATACTATATCGCATTAAATCAACACAGTAGGTGATTGGATTTACTAGCGCCACATATTTTAACCAGGTAGGAAATACAGTAATCGGATAACTGACTCCGGCTAAAAAGATTAATATTGAATTGATCATAAAAGTTATTTTGGTTAATTTTGTCTTAATCGTAATCCCCGCCAGTAAAATTCCTAAGCCAAAAGCTACTAATGAAGCAATAATGATAATAAAAAACATGGAAGACAAATCATAAAAGCCAATCCCTTCTCCAAAAATTATGGAGATCAGGAAATAGAATAGGAAAAAATCAATAATTTGAACAACCATAGCTGAAATCATATCGCCAATCAAAAGATAAATTGCATTAACTGGTGATAACATCAAAGTTTCAAAAGTCCCTTGTTGTAGTTCGGAAGTTATCAAAATACTTGAACTCACCATCAAATGAGTAATATATGTTATAAAGAAATAGGTGATAGCAATATATGAAATATATTTATCTGTCCCAGTATAATGAAAAAATGTATTTTCCTTTACATGAATATAACTGGAAAACAAAAGAAGGGGTAAAATTCCTGCAATAGGCCTCAATAAGATCGACAGAGAATCAATTTTATATCTCATCTTAATAGTCAGATCTTTTTTGATCATATAAAACATCGCTTTAAAATTTAAGAAAGTTCCCATTGTTCTTTAATCTCCTTTCCAGTCGAGTGAAAAAGGTAACAGAAAAAGCCATATATATTACTGTTAAAACTGATAAAGCTACGATATCCAAAAGAATATGGGAAGAATACCCCGACATAAAAGATTCTCTTATGAGAGAAATACCATAGGTAACAGGAATACAATAACTAATCCATCTAATGTAAATGGGCAAATAAGTCACTGGATATAAAATCCCTACAAAGATGGCAATTACCTCTAAAGAAAAATTCAATACATTAAAAATTTTCTTTAACCAGATCGTCAAGATAAACACCATTAAGCTCATAGACCAACTGGATATAACAGTCATCAAAAGTGCAATAGAAAATGTCCAGAGATTTATTGTAACCGAAAGGCGAAAAAGAAAGTAGAATAAAGTAGTTACAGCACCTAAGGAAAAAAGAAACATTAAACTGGGGGCAAAACTACTCCCTAAAAGCCAGGCAATTCTGGAAGCAGGAGATAAATAAATCAATTCAATCGTTCCAGTGTTTAGCTCTCGATTAATAATGTTATATGACTCGATAACTGAAAAATAGATAAAGTTCCAGAGAATTGCCCCTAATAACAGAGTAAAAGTCATATTCAAACTTTCCAGATCATCCTGCCCTAAAAAAACACGAATTGTAAACCAATAAGGTAATATTATAGCAAACGGAGTATAAAAGAAACTCTTTAAAAAGAAGTTGGGATATCTTTTAAACTCCCGTACCTGTTTTTTAAAACTAAAGACAAATACTTTAAAAAACTCCCCCATTTTTTTACCATCTCCTTTTAAAGTGCTTTTCCTGTCAGGTTGATAAATACATCTTCAAGGGTTGGGTTATGTAAAGATAAACCGTAAACTTCTAATCCTTTGTTATTAAAGATCCTGTTCATCTCTTCTAAATTATAAGCTTTGTCACTCAACATTCTGATACTTAATTGATCTAAATGGTCTCCACTTATAATATTTACTTTTTCAATACCAATCTCTTTTAAGATCTCAGTTGCTTTTTCAATCTCTGTTCTTTTTACTTTAACTTCATAAATATTTTTATTAATACTTTTCTTTAACTGTTCTGGACTCCCTTCACTAATGATTTTACCTTGATGAATAATAGCCACTCTATTAGAGAGCATATCTGCCTCCATCATGTTATGGGTTGTCAATAAAATGGTCAAACCTTGATTGTTAAGCCGGATAATCGTATTACGTAATTCATTAGCAGCAACCGGGTCTAAACCATTTGTTGGTTCATCCAAAATCAAAAACTTAGGTTTGTGAATCATAGCTCTTGCAATATTTAATCGTTGTAACATTCCATGAGAAAAGGTTTCCACATAATCATTTTTGCGATCCAATAGACCAACCATTGTTAAAACTTCATCAATTCTCGCCTCCTGTTCAGAGCGAGGCACATTATATAAGTTACAGAAAAACTCCAGATTTTCTTTTGCTGTTAACTTTAGATAAAGGGAACGATTATTCGCCAGTAACACACCAATGGTACATTTAATCTCTTTTTCATCTTTATAAATATCATATCCATTAACATAAATATTCCCCTCAGTTGGAAATAACAAAGTAGAGATCATCTTAATTAAAGTAGTTTTACCAGCTCCATTTGGTCCTAAAAGGCCAAAGATCTCCCCTTCCTGTATAGCAAGATTTACTTGATTTACTGCAACAATCTCCCGTTTGCTCTTTTTTTTACCTACAATATATTTACGGGTTACATTTTCACAGACTAATGGTCTCTTCATTACAAAAATCCTCCTATCTTTATATTCCTTTTCGCTGTCCCAAAATGTTTCACAATAAGTTACTTTCCAAAATAAGAAGTTAACTGATATATTAATTTCTTAACCTTTCCCATATTTCCTTCCTATTTTCAAAAAATTTAGTAATTACCCAAATGTAAAATCTTTTTATTACTTAATATTCTCTGTCGAATCTATCCAGAATAATGATAATATGTATTTCCTTCAAAGTATGTCTTTTTGACTCGTCAACTCAGCAAATATGCCGGGCAAAGAACAAAATGCCCTTAGGGCACTGCACAAAGCTAATTTTTCGTTTCACAGTGAAATTTTTTGAACCATCTAAAGTTCGATCTCAGTCGAAATAAGGCACACTAATCAACGGGCCCTTCTGGCCCCTGATTAACTCATCAATCCTCAGATGAGGCCTTATTTCTTCTTCGATCTCACTAAGATGGTTTAACGAAAAATTTCAATATCGCTCAAAATTAGCTTTATGCAGTTTGATCATAATGTTATCCACAAACTGCAAAAATGTATAATTTCCTAAACATAAAAAAAATGCTGGTTCGCCAAAGCGAACCAGCATTTTCGCTAAAGCTTTATACCCATATATACTTGACAAGGAAAATAACTCCTAAAACATATACCAACCAGTGTACCTCTTTACCCTTACCAGTAAGAAGTTTCAGCAATGGATAAGAGATAAAACCGAGTGCAATACCTTCTGCAATGGAGTAAGTTAAAGGCATTGCAATCATAGTAATAAAGGCTGGGAGCATTTCAGTAACGTCATCCCACTTAATCTTGGTAGCATTTTTCATCATCATGGTACCGACAAAAATCAGAGCCGGAGCAGTAGCGGCTGCTGGAATAATACCGATCAATGGTTTGAAGAAGAGAGCCAGGAAGAAGAAGATTGATACAAAAACACCTGTTAAACCGGTCCGACCACCTTCAGAAACACCGGAAGCTGACTCAATATAGGTTGTAACGGTAGAAGTACCAAATAAAGCACCGCCAGTAGTACCAATAGCATCAGCCAAAAGGGCTTTACTAGCTTTTGGTAAATTACCTTCTTCATCCAGATAACCAGCCTGGGTACTTACGCCTACCAGAGTACCAGCTGTATCAAACATATCGACAAAAAGGAAAGCGATAAGCACTGTCAAAAGACCGCCACTAAAGATACCATTCCAGGCACCAGCAATATCTAATTTAAAGAATACAGGAGCCCAATTTGTGAAAGATGGCCATTCAATAATACCTTTAAGAGCGGGAGTAACACCATTTACCCAGCCCAGGACAGTTGCAATCAAAATACCCCAGAGAAGTGCACCTTTAACTCTATAGGCGTGTAATATACCGATGACAATCAAACCGATCAGTGCAATTAGAGCTGGACCACTCATAATGTCACCTAATTGGACTAAAACTGCATCATTTTTAACCACAATATTGGCACTCTGAAGTCCGATGAATGCTATAAAAAGACCAATACCTGCAGCAATGGCTGCCTTTAAACTCATGGGGATACAGTTAACAATCATTTCACGAATTGGTACAACGCTTAAAATAATGAAGATAATCCCCTCAATGAACACCAGACCTAAGGCTATTTTCCAGGAAACTCCCATACCTAATACAACTGTAAAGGCAAAGAAAGCATTTAAGCCCATCCCCGGCGCCAGTGCAAATGGATAGTTTGCAAAAAACGCCATGCATAAAGTACCTAAAATCGCGCCAAAGATTGTAGCATAATAAACTGCTCCTGCATCCATTCCTGTAGCACTCAAAATGCTTGGGTTAACAAAAATTATATAAGCCATTGTCAAGAATGTAGTTAAACCAGCAATAAATTCAGTCTTAACATTTGTTCCATTCTGAGTTAACTTAAATTGCCTTTCCAAAAAAGAATCTTTCATTTCTACGTTGGTCTTAACTTCTGCCATACTTCTACCTCCTTAAAAATTTTTCGACCAACCATCACCAACCCAATACTTCTTAATTCTCCCTACTCTATAACTACCACCCCCAAAACAAATTCTTTTATTAATCAAGGATGAGAAAGGCCCTTTGATTAGGGAGCCTTATTTCGACTGAAATCAAGCTTTAGATGGTTCAAAAAATTTCTCCTCAAGCGAAAAATTAGCTTTTTACAGTTTAACAAACCCTATTTATTCTACAACTAAAGGTACCAGCTTATTTTGCCGTACGTCAAATAACCCGCGGGAAGTCATTTTCAATTCAGGTATAACAGGCAAAGCCAAAAATGAAAGGGTCATAAAAGGATCAGTCAAACTTACCCCCTGCAAATGAGCCAAATGATGCATCTTATCTAATTTCTCCTCAACCCAGGTAAGTTTCTTATCAGAGATAAGCCCACCAATAGGCAAAGGTAGTATTTCAATCAACTGACCTTCCTTTGCTATGGCCAGTCCTCCCTGGTTTTCAATAATTCCATTTAAAACTGCCATAATACTTTCATCATTACGACCAACAGCTATCAAATTATGAGAGTCATGGGCCACACTGGAACCGATAGCTCCTTCTTTAAGACCAAAACCCTTAACAAGACCCACACCCACCTGGCCGGTTCTGTGATGGCGTTCAACCACCACAATTTTAGCTACATCGGGCTCTAAAATCTTCTTACCCTCTATCTGCACAAATTGAATGACCTCTTTGGTTAGGAGTTGCCCAGGTAGAACCTGGATAACCCGGTATTGACGACCGGAAGAGAGACGAAAGCTCTCAAAACTTAATTCTTTCGTCTTGACCGTATTTCTCAAATCAATTTCGGGTTGATATGAAATATCTTGAATCAACTCACCTTCTTCAGCAACCAACTGACCATCCTTATAAACCTGATAAACTTTGAAA from the Anoxybacter fermentans genome contains:
- a CDS encoding restriction endonuclease subunit S, with the protein product MSDIYIGLENIEKEIGKINGFLNSEEIKGISNIFKKEDILFAKLRPNLRKFWFATFEGVCSTELFVIKAKDNKIYQKFLYLIIQSKNFLKLAESKVFGTKMPRTSWEILKNYKFLLPPLPEQQCIAQILTQIDKTIEKEQKYKEKLKRLKQSLMEDLLTGKIRVNHLIKEGVEDV
- a CDS encoding ABC transporter permease yields the protein MGTFLNFKAMFYMIKKDLTIKMRYKIDSLSILLRPIAGILPLLLFSSYIHVKENTFFHYTGTDKYISYIAITYFFITYITHLMVSSSILITSELQQGTFETLMLSPVNAIYLLIGDMISAMVVQIIDFFLFYFLISIIFGEGIGFYDLSSMFFIIIIASLVAFGLGILLAGITIKTKLTKITFMINSILIFLAGVSYPITVFPTWLKYVALVNPITYCVDLMRYSILGTITYMKVPLEMSIIFVYSVCLFVVAVFIYMKIIRGLKVKGTLTNY
- a CDS encoding ABC transporter permease, giving the protein MGEFFKVFVFSFKKQVREFKRYPNFFLKSFFYTPFAIILPYWFTIRVFLGQDDLESLNMTFTLLLGAILWNFIYFSVIESYNIINRELNTGTIELIYLSPASRIAWLLGSSFAPSLMFLFSLGAVTTLFYFLFRLSVTINLWTFSIALLMTVISSWSMSLMVFILTIWLKKIFNVLNFSLEVIAIFVGILYPVTYLPIYIRWISYCIPVTYGISLIRESFMSGYSSHILLDIVALSVLTVIYMAFSVTFFTRLERRLKNNGNFLKF
- a CDS encoding ABC transporter ATP-binding protein: MKRPLVCENVTRKYIVGKKKSKREIVAVNQVNLAIQEGEIFGLLGPNGAGKTTLIKMISTLLFPTEGNIYVNGYDIYKDEKEIKCTIGVLLANNRSLYLKLTAKENLEFFCNLYNVPRSEQEARIDEVLTMVGLLDRKNDYVETFSHGMLQRLNIARAMIHKPKFLILDEPTNGLDPVAANELRNTIIRLNNQGLTILLTTHNMMEADMLSNRVAIIHQGKIISEGSPEQLKKSINKNIYEVKVKRTEIEKATEILKEIGIEKVNIISGDHLDQLSIRMLSDKAYNLEEMNRIFNNKGLEVYGLSLHNPTLEDVFINLTGKAL
- a CDS encoding NCS2 family permease; protein product: MAEVKTNVEMKDSFLERQFKLTQNGTNVKTEFIAGLTTFLTMAYIIFVNPSILSATGMDAGAVYYATIFGAILGTLCMAFFANYPFALAPGMGLNAFFAFTVVLGMGVSWKIALGLVFIEGIIFIILSVVPIREMIVNCIPMSLKAAIAAGIGLFIAFIGLQSANIVVKNDAVLVQLGDIMSGPALIALIGLIVIGILHAYRVKGALLWGILIATVLGWVNGVTPALKGIIEWPSFTNWAPVFFKLDIAGAWNGIFSGGLLTVLIAFLFVDMFDTAGTLVGVSTQAGYLDEEGNLPKASKALLADAIGTTGGALFGTSTVTTYIESASGVSEGGRTGLTGVFVSIFFFLALFFKPLIGIIPAAATAPALIFVGTMMMKNATKIKWDDVTEMLPAFITMIAMPLTYSIAEGIALGFISYPLLKLLTGKGKEVHWLVYVLGVIFLVKYIWV